Part of the Caldalkalibacillus uzonensis genome, GGCCGCCACAATCGGTTTCTCTATCTCTGTCATCAGCTTAATGGTCCGGTTATAGGTTTGACGGAGATAATCCCCCACATCAACCGTTTCATCTCTTTCCTGCATGGCTTTCAGATCGGCTCCCGCACTAAAGGCTCTGCCCTCCCCACGTATGACAATACAACGGACCTCTTCATCTTCTCTTGCTGTGTTTAGAGCATGACAGAATTCCTCATGCAGCTCCAAATTAAATGCATTTAACACCCTGGGCCGGTTAAACGTAATCGTTGCTATTTTATCCTGAACCTCAAAGCGAATCGTTTCCATGGTTTCTCCTCCTCGATTTTTTACCTGGGCCTTTTAGCCAACATGGTCAGTGTCATATAGGTCAACACGATTAGACCATCAACACGGTTTGTACATAAGGACAATAAATTACCCTACATGGCGTGTGCCCCGCCGTCAACGACCAGCACATGACCGGTGACATAATCAGAAGCGCGGGAGGCCAGAAAAACCGCTGCTCCTTTCAAATCATACTCCGAACCGAAACGCTTCAATGGTGTATGACGCAGGATTTTATCCTTATTACGTTCAATGACGGGTCTCGCCATTTTGGTGGGGAAAAAGCCTGGGGCGATAGCATTGACGTGGATATTATATCTGGCTAACTTCACGGCCAAATCTTTGGTTAAGGTAATGACCGCCCCTTTACTGGCCTGATAGCCAATGGCATCAAGCACCTCCGGGTCACTGCCGCCCAGTCCGGCTACGGAGGCAATGTTAATGATCTTGCCTTCCTGCTGCTTGACCATTTCTTTAGCCACGGCCTGGGACATCAGAAAGGTGCCGGTGACATTGACCTGCATCACCTTTTCAAATTTATCCAGCGGCATCTCCAGAGCGGGTGCTCCCCAGGAAATTCCGCTGTTATTGATTAAAATATCAATGGATCCAAATTGATCCATGGTTGTTTTAACCACTTCCTGCACATCGTCAGGCTGAGTCACGTCACATTTTAAGGCCAGGGTTTGAACACCTTTGGCTTGCAATTGCTCGCTCACATCCTGGCAAGCTTCCAGTTTACGGGAACACACCACGACATTGGCTCCCGCTTCAGCCAAAGCTTCAGCCATTTGGGCACCAAGTCCGCGGCCGCCTCCAGTCACGATGGCTGTTTTTCCTCTTAAGCTGAATAATTCTTGGATATGCATCTAGATTCCTCCTTACACATATGCTTTCAATTCCAGTTTGGCAATGGCCTGGCGGTGCACCTCATCCGGACCATCGGCCAGGCGCAATGTGCGCTGGTTGGCCCAATGGGCTGCCAGCGGAAAATCTTCTGAAACCCCCGCCGCACCAAAGGCTTGGATGGCCCGGTCCAATACCTTTAAAGCCACATTGGGAGCCACCACTTTAATCATGGATATTTCTTTGCGGGCTGCCTTATTCCCCACAGTATCCATCATATAGGCTGCCTTGAGCGTCAGCAGCCTGGCCTGTTCAATCTCGATACGGGAGTCGGCAATCCACTCGCGGATCACCCCTTGTTCCGCCAACGGCTTGCCAAAGGCCACCCGGTTCAACACCCGTGTGCACATCAGTTCCAGTGCCCGTTCCGCTGCCCCAATGGAACGCATGCAGTGATGGATCCGGCCCGGCCCCAGCCGGCCTTGGGCAATGGCAAAACCTTTTCCTTCTCCCCAGATGATGTTCTCCCTTGGCACACGCACGTTGTTAAACTCGATTTCTGCATGCCCATGGGGCGCATGGTCATAACCAAACACAGGCAGCATACGCTTAATGTTCACCCCCGGTGTGTCTAAGGACACAATAATCATTGAATGGCGCTCATGTTTGGGCGCCTCGGGATTGGATAAGCCCATGACAATGGCAAACTTGCAGCGTGGATCTCCAGCGCCGGAAGACCACCACTTGCGCCCGTTAATGACGTACTCATCCCCGTCCCGCTCAATCCGGGCTTGCATGTTGGTTGCATCCGAGGAAGCGACCTGGGGTTCAGTCATGGAAAAGCAAGAGCGGATCTCGCCATTGAGTAAAGGCTCCAGCCATTTTTTCTTTTGTTCTTCACTCCCGTAACGGACCAGCACTTCCATATTGCCGGTGTCCGGGGCACTACAGTTAAACACTTCAGGGGCGATAAAGGAACGTCCCATGATCTCACATAACGGGGCATACTCTAAATTGGTCAGTCCGGCACCGTACTCACTTTCAGGCAAAAACAGATTCCACAATCCGGCCGCTTTAGCCTTTGCTTTCATCTCCTCCATTACCGGAGGCACTTGCCAGCGGGAATCGGCCTGTTTTAACTGCTCTTCATACGTTTTTTCATTAGGATAGACCACCTCTTCCATAAAGGCCTGCAGCTCTTTTTGCAACTTCTTCACCTTATCCGAAAATTCAAAGTACATCACACAAGATCTCCTTTCAGATGTATCGGTAATAAACTCTTTAAGCCCCTTAAAAACTCTATTCACAAATAGTTCTGTAAATGATGGTTATCCCTGACGTTGACATAGAACAAATCTCGGCTGATGTATCGTTAATGTTTAAAGAAGCCATCTTTATCCAGGATAAGATGCCGACGCACCAGACTTAGTTTGGTAAGGAGTAGAAGAGGAAACAGGCTGGCCCTGTTTCCTCTTAATATTTAGGACTTGAAGTTTCCTCTCTAGATGCACACATTTCAGCAAAGCCATTAGCTGGTCCTTACTCCAACTCAATCTCCTTAACCTCGCCATTTTCAATCACAGCCATACTTTCCACATTGGACAGGCCGCCGTGTTCATCAACTTCGCTAATGTCGTATACCTTATACTCATCAGACAGGTTGTTAATCCCTTCCTGCAAATGGGCTCTGATCGCCCTGGCGTCATCCACACTGCCGGCCGCCTTCATCGCTTCCACAAAAATGTACATGGCCACATAGTGGTAACCTGCTTCAGAACCAGGGTTTTTCCCATGCAGCTGGTTGTACTTCTCCACAAATTGAGCTGTTCCCGGATGATTGGTATAAACCAGCGGTACAACTCCGGCAGCGCCTTCCAGTAAAGTATAGTCCCCGTCAAAGACCGCTGCCATCTCATCAAACTTGGCCTGATCCATGACCAAGAGTCCGCCTTCAAAGCCCAGTTCTCTGGCTTGGGCCACCACCATGGCTGTTGGTTCAGAAGGACCACCGACAAACAAAACATCGGGATTCTGGGCCAATGCATTGGAGACAATGGTATAAAAATCAGTGTCTTTGGCAAAATCTATTGAACCTTCAAACACCACTTCGCCGCCCAGGCTTTCCCAGACTGGCACCAACTCTTCTGTCCAGTCCTTACCATATTGGCTGGCTGTGGGCAACAAAGCAATGCGGTTGCCAAAGCGCTCCATTAAATATTTGGAGAAAGGCTCCGGATAGGCATCATAGCGGGGCGGAATACGCACGGTTAATTCATTTCCCGCTTCAGAAACAGCCGGTTCACTCGTATAAGCTGCAATAAGGACATCTTCCTCTTCATTAAACACCTGTACGGCAAAAATGCCACCACTATGGGGAATGAAAATAATGGGGGTCTGATGCTCCTGAATCAGGCGGCGGGCATTGGTGCCTGTTTCATTGGGCATATACTGGTCATCAAGGGACACCAGGTTAAGCATATAGGTCTGCCCGTTTATTTCAAAACCACCCGCTTCGTTAATTTCATCAACAGC contains:
- a CDS encoding acyl-CoA dehydrogenase; this encodes MYFEFSDKVKKLQKELQAFMEEVVYPNEKTYEEQLKQADSRWQVPPVMEEMKAKAKAAGLWNLFLPESEYGAGLTNLEYAPLCEIMGRSFIAPEVFNCSAPDTGNMEVLVRYGSEEQKKKWLEPLLNGEIRSCFSMTEPQVASSDATNMQARIERDGDEYVINGRKWWSSGAGDPRCKFAIVMGLSNPEAPKHERHSMIIVSLDTPGVNIKRMLPVFGYDHAPHGHAEIEFNNVRVPRENIIWGEGKGFAIAQGRLGPGRIHHCMRSIGAAERALELMCTRVLNRVAFGKPLAEQGVIREWIADSRIEIEQARLLTLKAAYMMDTVGNKAARKEISMIKVVAPNVALKVLDRAIQAFGAAGVSEDFPLAAHWANQRTLRLADGPDEVHRQAIAKLELKAYV
- a CDS encoding SDR family oxidoreductase, producing the protein MHIQELFSLRGKTAIVTGGGRGLGAQMAEALAEAGANVVVCSRKLEACQDVSEQLQAKGVQTLALKCDVTQPDDVQEVVKTTMDQFGSIDILINNSGISWGAPALEMPLDKFEKVMQVNVTGTFLMSQAVAKEMVKQQEGKIINIASVAGLGGSDPEVLDAIGYQASKGAVITLTKDLAVKLARYNIHVNAIAPGFFPTKMARPVIERNKDKILRHTPLKRFGSEYDLKGAAVFLASRASDYVTGHVLVVDGGAHAM
- a CDS encoding ABC transporter substrate-binding protein, with product MRTKRQWWWLAAILVLGLVLAACGNQTATQPEDEGAGQEGQEESPAAEVQTVNIGYSGPLSGPAAFYGENTLSGLRIAVDEINEAGGFEINGQTYMLNLVSLDDQYMPNETGTNARRLIQEHQTPIIFIPHSGGIFAVQVFNEEEDVLIAAYTSEPAVSEAGNELTVRIPPRYDAYPEPFSKYLMERFGNRIALLPTASQYGKDWTEELVPVWESLGGEVVFEGSIDFAKDTDFYTIVSNALAQNPDVLFVGGPSEPTAMVVAQARELGFEGGLLVMDQAKFDEMAAVFDGDYTLLEGAAGVVPLVYTNHPGTAQFVEKYNQLHGKNPGSEAGYHYVAMYIFVEAMKAAGSVDDARAIRAHLQEGINNLSDEYKVYDISEVDEHGGLSNVESMAVIENGEVKEIELE